From the genome of Candidatus Bathyarchaeia archaeon, one region includes:
- a CDS encoding 4Fe-4S binding protein, which yields MKLRLTYTPENVGEPILSKLILAKGLEVNIIEAKISGDRGTMIVDVPLQGGELEEVMKFLGDRGVKVERIAPAIELDEGKCVYCGACVSPCPVRAIEMESWRNIRIDQDRCVRCLICVNACPMRAIRAI from the coding sequence ATGAAGCTGAGGCTGACGTATACCCCGGAGAACGTTGGGGAGCCGATACTCTCCAAGCTGATCTTGGCCAAGGGCTTGGAGGTCAACATAATAGAGGCGAAGATCTCCGGCGATAGGGGGACTATGATCGTGGACGTCCCGCTTCAAGGGGGTGAACTGGAAGAGGTCATGAAGTTCTTGGGGGATAGGGGCGTTAAGGTGGAGAGAATCGCCCCGGCCATCGAGTTGGATGAGGGGAAATGCGTCTATTGTGGTGCCTGCGTCTCCCCATGCCCAGTTCGGGCGATAGAGATGGAGAGTTGGAGGAATATACGGATAGATCAGGATAGATGCGTGCGATGCCTGATATGCGTGAACGCCTGCCCCATGAGGGCCATAAGGGCCATTTGA
- a CDS encoding branched-chain amino acid ABC transporter permease: protein MLQEVLLWGLYAASVYMLLSIGLNMIFGVMKIVNFAHGELMILGAYITFSIATSLSINPYFAIPISALLTAILGASLERLCFRPILGTSKLNEILVGLALTYILQNLAIRIWGPNMMALRSPYAALLMSIGPVTLPFDYLMGIGITAAALIALFAFLRTEAGLSFRGTSQDSEAAMLMGVRVERVFALSFLIGSALAAVAGSLWAISGQMFNPFTGAHLGVRAFVVVILGGLGSIPGAMLASLILGLVETSVAFAFGGVWREAAAFVVLTAVLILRPMGVFGGGSRYA, encoded by the coding sequence ATGCTCCAAGAGGTCCTACTCTGGGGCCTTTACGCGGCCAGCGTTTACATGCTCCTCAGCATAGGCTTGAACATGATATTTGGGGTTATGAAGATAGTGAACTTCGCGCACGGCGAGCTCATGATCCTCGGCGCCTACATAACCTTTTCAATAGCCACCTCCCTCTCCATCAACCCCTACTTCGCCATTCCGATATCGGCCCTGCTCACCGCGATCCTCGGCGCCTCCTTGGAAAGGCTCTGCTTCAGGCCCATCTTGGGCACCAGCAAGTTGAACGAGATATTGGTGGGCTTGGCGCTTACATATATACTCCAAAACCTGGCAATCAGGATATGGGGCCCGAACATGATGGCCCTCAGGAGCCCATACGCGGCCCTCCTGATGTCGATCGGCCCAGTGACCCTTCCCTTCGACTACTTGATGGGGATCGGGATTACTGCCGCCGCGCTCATAGCGCTCTTCGCGTTCCTGAGGACCGAGGCTGGGCTGAGCTTCAGGGGGACGAGCCAAGACAGCGAGGCGGCGATGCTGATGGGCGTTAGGGTCGAGAGGGTATTCGCCCTCAGCTTCCTCATCGGCTCGGCCTTGGCCGCGGTGGCGGGATCCCTTTGGGCCATCTCGGGCCAAATGTTCAACCCGTTCACAGGAGCCCACCTCGGGGTTAGGGCTTTTGTCGTGGTGATCCTCGGGGGTTTGGGTAGCATACCGGGCGCGATGCTCGCATCCTTAATCCTCGGGCTCGTGGAAACCTCAGTGGCCTTCGCCTTCGGAGGCGTTTGGAGGGAGGCCGCCGCGTTCGTCGTTCTCACAGCGGTCCTGATCCTGAGGCCGATGGGGGTTTTCGGAGGGGGGTCGCGATATGCCTGA
- a CDS encoding branched-chain amino acid ABC transporter permease produces MPDGALGKALWIAPILIAAAIPIPFSGSAHIIRYATLLWISILLAASWNFLAQSGQVSFGHAAFFGTGAYISALLVRDVALSPFASMPLASSAVALIGLGIGLICLRLTAWFLAMVTFGFPIIIQTLMAYQLSWLTGGWDGMPSFRLFSPAMPLYYVWEYYGICAIAGLGLLTLHLLSKSRVGLALRGIAQNELASRVSGIGSYGYKLLAFVVSTFFGGLAGALHAHYVGYISPEIYEVGTSFNPIIFCVIGGLGSIWGAALGAILVTLAWDLLRSLGLLWERFILFGILLILTIRFTPGGLISILKGWSSLPSSMRSERARRGS; encoded by the coding sequence ATGCCTGACGGAGCCCTTGGGAAGGCCTTATGGATCGCCCCGATCCTAATCGCGGCGGCGATCCCGATACCATTCTCGGGGAGCGCCCACATCATCAGATACGCTACCCTGCTGTGGATATCGATCCTCCTCGCCGCCTCTTGGAACTTCTTGGCCCAAAGCGGGCAAGTCTCCTTCGGCCACGCGGCCTTCTTCGGGACGGGCGCCTATATATCGGCCCTCTTGGTGAGGGATGTGGCCCTATCCCCCTTCGCGAGCATGCCCTTGGCCTCCTCGGCCGTCGCCTTGATCGGGCTGGGGATAGGGCTGATATGCCTCAGGTTGACGGCTTGGTTCTTGGCGATGGTCACCTTCGGCTTCCCAATAATAATTCAAACCCTCATGGCCTATCAGCTTAGCTGGCTCACGGGCGGCTGGGATGGGATGCCCTCCTTCCGATTATTCAGCCCCGCCATGCCGCTTTACTACGTTTGGGAATACTATGGCATATGCGCCATCGCGGGCCTCGGCCTTCTAACGCTCCACCTGCTTAGCAAATCTAGGGTGGGCTTAGCGCTGAGGGGGATAGCCCAGAACGAGCTAGCCTCGAGGGTTTCCGGCATAGGCTCCTATGGATATAAGCTCTTGGCCTTCGTGGTTAGCACCTTCTTCGGGGGCTTAGCCGGAGCGCTCCACGCGCATTACGTGGGCTATATAAGTCCGGAGATATACGAGGTTGGGACATCGTTCAACCCGATAATCTTCTGTGTCATAGGCGGCCTCGGATCCATCTGGGGCGCCGCTTTGGGCGCGATCCTCGTAACTCTGGCTTGGGACCTTTTGAGGTCCCTAGGCCTCCTGTGGGAGCGCTTCATCCTCTTCGGGATCCTATTGATCCTCACGATAAGGTTCACCCCGGGGGGCCTGATATCCATCCTGAAGGGATGGTCCTCCCTCCCCAGCTCAATGAGGAGCGAAAGGGCCAGGCGAGGGAGCTAG
- a CDS encoding homocysteine biosynthesis protein has translation MRADEFTEFAKSVGIEKAAKEVDVVTTGTFGAMCSSGVFLNFGHADPPIKMKRCWLNEVPAYAGLAAVDVYLGATSPSEDRGIEYGGGHVIEDLVRGKEVHLRAEGYGTDCYPRKSVDTYISLGDINQAILVNPRNAYERYNAATNSTDEILFTYMGTLLPNFGNVTYSGSGQLSPLYKDYGFETIGIGTRIFLGGGIGYVVGEGTQHNPEGRLGTLMVKGDLKDMSPKYLRGATYHRYGSTLYVGVGIPIPIINERVARSAALSDEEIFTDLVDYGVPSRARPVLRKVSYAELKSGEVEVGGKDVPASSLSSYGYALEIAEELKLKIERGEFLLSRPAELLPNERPFKPMRLIEAVPRVRDLMRRDFKTAKAIQSLSEAARIMVDGGVDHLPIVDDLGRLEGIITSWDIAKALAKGENELGRVMTRDVKTAMEDEPIEVVAKRFSKFGISGMPVIDPRGLVVGLITTDDLAKLVRGGYSK, from the coding sequence ATGAGGGCCGACGAGTTCACGGAGTTCGCCAAATCTGTTGGGATTGAGAAGGCCGCCAAGGAGGTGGACGTCGTAACGACCGGGACGTTCGGGGCCATGTGTAGCTCCGGCGTCTTCCTGAACTTCGGCCACGCTGATCCCCCGATAAAGATGAAGCGGTGCTGGCTAAATGAGGTTCCGGCCTATGCCGGCTTGGCCGCGGTGGACGTTTACTTGGGCGCTACGTCGCCCAGCGAGGATAGGGGCATAGAGTATGGCGGGGGACATGTGATCGAGGATTTGGTGAGAGGGAAGGAGGTCCATCTGCGGGCGGAGGGTTATGGGACCGATTGCTACCCTAGGAAATCCGTAGATACCTACATCAGCTTGGGCGACATCAATCAAGCCATCTTGGTGAACCCGAGGAACGCCTACGAAAGGTATAACGCTGCCACCAATAGCACCGATGAGATCCTGTTCACGTATATGGGGACTCTCTTGCCGAACTTCGGCAACGTCACATATTCCGGATCAGGGCAGCTAAGCCCGCTTTACAAGGATTATGGCTTCGAGACGATCGGAATCGGCACTAGGATATTCTTGGGGGGTGGGATTGGCTATGTCGTAGGGGAGGGGACCCAGCATAACCCGGAGGGGAGGCTTGGGACGCTCATGGTTAAGGGCGATCTGAAGGACATGAGCCCCAAATACCTCAGGGGGGCCACTTACCATAGATATGGGAGCACGCTCTACGTGGGCGTTGGAATTCCCATACCGATCATAAACGAAAGGGTCGCTAGGTCCGCGGCCCTCTCCGACGAGGAAATATTCACGGATCTGGTCGACTACGGCGTACCCTCGAGGGCGAGGCCCGTGCTCCGGAAGGTCTCCTATGCGGAGCTCAAGTCCGGTGAAGTGGAGGTGGGGGGAAAGGACGTGCCAGCCTCCTCGCTCTCCAGCTATGGATACGCCCTCGAGATAGCGGAGGAGCTGAAGCTCAAGATCGAGAGGGGCGAGTTCCTCCTCTCTAGGCCGGCCGAGCTCCTGCCGAACGAGCGCCCCTTCAAGCCCATGAGGCTGATCGAGGCGGTGCCGAGGGTGAGAGATTTGATGCGGAGGGATTTCAAAACCGCCAAGGCGATTCAAAGTCTCAGCGAGGCCGCGAGGATAATGGTGGATGGCGGCGTCGATCATCTTCCCATAGTTGACGATCTCGGGAGGCTCGAGGGCATCATAACCTCTTGGGATATAGCGAAGGCCTTGGCCAAGGGGGAGAATGAGCTAGGAAGGGTAATGACGAGGGATGTGAAAACGGCAATGGAGGATGAGCCGATCGAGGTGGTTGCAAAGAGGTTCTCAAAGTTCGGTATATCGGGCATGCCGGTCATCGATCCTAGGGGCTTGGTGGTGGGCCTGATAACCACCGACGACCTCGCCAAACTGGTGAGGGGGGGATATTCCAAATGA
- a CDS encoding DUF47 family protein, with protein sequence MSHKILEWWVSRRKSKVLTLAERQIDMAMETVRLLDEASRIIFGESKGDSMRVIEKLFAEEEGIDDVRREIFEELSRGEMQPKDREDLMHLVKRIDVLADCIKDSARDLATLRDFDLPREIRALYVDMIGNLKECANILRGSIERLGSDVSEAVELSKGVDKLEHSIDDAHVKSKSLLIKYGGEVNPALLIILKDLADHLEGAADVCADTADYVRILAAGASRA encoded by the coding sequence TTGAGCCATAAGATCTTGGAATGGTGGGTATCGAGGCGGAAGTCCAAGGTCCTAACCCTAGCCGAGCGCCAAATAGACATGGCGATGGAAACCGTTAGGCTCTTGGATGAGGCCTCGAGGATCATATTCGGCGAATCCAAGGGGGATTCGATGAGGGTCATAGAGAAGCTCTTCGCCGAGGAGGAGGGCATAGATGACGTCAGGAGGGAGATCTTCGAGGAGCTGAGTAGGGGAGAGATGCAGCCAAAGGATCGCGAAGACTTGATGCATTTGGTGAAGAGGATCGACGTCCTAGCGGATTGCATAAAGGATTCGGCTAGGGATCTGGCGACCCTCAGGGATTTCGATCTCCCGCGGGAGATCCGAGCCCTCTATGTTGACATGATCGGAAACTTGAAGGAATGCGCGAATATCCTGAGGGGCAGCATAGAGAGGCTCGGGTCCGATGTCTCAGAGGCTGTCGAGCTCTCCAAGGGCGTCGATAAGTTGGAGCATTCGATAGACGATGCCCACGTTAAATCGAAGTCCCTATTGATAAAGTATGGCGGGGAAGTGAATCCGGCCCTATTGATAATCCTGAAGGATTTGGCGGATCATTTGGAGGGGGCCGCCGACGTCTGCGCGGATACGGCGGATTATGTTAGGATATTGGCCGCGGGGGCGTCTAGGGCTTAA
- a CDS encoding ABC transporter ATP-binding protein, with the protein MLEVEGISVRYGNVQVLWGESFNVREGEILALLGPNGAGKTTTLKSIIGLLRPFSGTIKFLGKDLSGMRTPDIVRLGISLVPEGRRLFPHLSVRENLLMGAHAAKGGDGIKERIEAVYQIFPALRGREGQMAYTLSGGEQQMLAIARGLMSRPKLLLLDEPSSGLAPLMVQRLFEAIQRLNEEEGITILLVEQDVGLALEVADRGVILEGGRVALEGRSQELLESELVREAYLGI; encoded by the coding sequence ATGCTGGAAGTGGAAGGGATAAGCGTTAGATATGGCAACGTGCAGGTCCTCTGGGGCGAATCCTTCAACGTCAGGGAGGGTGAGATCCTCGCCCTCTTGGGTCCGAATGGGGCTGGGAAGACGACCACTTTGAAATCCATAATCGGGCTATTGAGGCCCTTCTCGGGAACCATAAAGTTCCTAGGCAAGGATTTGAGCGGGATGAGGACTCCCGACATAGTTAGGCTCGGGATCAGCTTGGTGCCGGAGGGCAGGAGGTTATTCCCACACCTTTCGGTCCGGGAGAACCTCCTCATGGGGGCCCATGCGGCCAAGGGCGGCGATGGGATCAAGGAGAGGATCGAGGCCGTGTATCAGATCTTCCCAGCCTTAAGGGGTAGGGAGGGGCAGATGGCCTACACGCTGAGCGGTGGGGAGCAGCAGATGCTGGCAATCGCGAGGGGCCTGATGTCGAGGCCCAAGCTCCTTTTGCTCGATGAACCCTCCTCCGGATTGGCACCCCTAATGGTCCAAAGGCTGTTCGAAGCGATCCAGCGGCTCAACGAGGAGGAGGGTATAACGATCCTATTAGTTGAGCAGGATGTTGGCTTGGCGCTGGAGGTGGCCGACAGAGGGGTGATCTTGGAGGGGGGAAGGGTCGCGTTGGAGGGCAGATCCCAAGAGCTGCTCGAGAGCGAGCTCGTGAGGGAGGCGTACCTCGGGATCTAG
- a CDS encoding sodium:solute symporter family protein: MEPWIVVLSIIIGYSILCLLLGFQGWRIGKINLEDFIVGGRQMGFIVLYFTYTATFMSSFAFLGAPGWIYSRGVSFFATFISCVFSPLFMYIFGYRCWLLGRKYGYLTPSDLLADFYGSDLVRALVAILSLIFLVPYIQTQMMASGYLLEAGTGGRIPYMWGTLFLLAIVIIYSLLGGIRSVAWTDVFQGIWGFIAIWIAGLYISQVALGTIDPAYIVKRIEETKPSLLLFSEAGWPAYMSLFLGLAGISLYPPMWIRYYVAKSPKILKWTAVLSPIYYIWWYLPCFMIAWTGSLVMPGLKQPDNILPEMMVKYAPPWLVGLVFAGGMAAAMSTADSQLHACSSIFTRDIYQRFLSPKASERSMVILSRALVAIFGFLSVILAVLFPSMIVMIVAMSLSSFLMLIPLLIGALFWPRATKWGAIAGLLSGLVVLALTMFVYTRPFGVAGVVPGVWALMASAIAFVAVSYATKPPPPEVISRFHGYLESEIYGSGS, encoded by the coding sequence ATGGAGCCTTGGATCGTCGTATTGAGCATAATAATTGGCTATTCGATCCTCTGCCTCTTGCTGGGATTCCAAGGCTGGAGGATCGGCAAGATCAATCTGGAGGACTTCATAGTCGGCGGCCGCCAGATGGGTTTCATCGTCCTATATTTCACCTATACGGCCACCTTCATGAGCTCCTTTGCGTTCCTAGGAGCGCCGGGCTGGATCTATTCGAGGGGCGTTAGCTTCTTCGCCACCTTCATATCCTGCGTATTCAGCCCGCTATTCATGTATATCTTCGGCTACAGGTGCTGGTTGCTGGGTAGGAAGTACGGTTATCTAACCCCCTCCGATCTCTTGGCAGATTTCTATGGGAGCGATCTGGTGAGGGCCCTCGTGGCCATCCTGAGCTTGATATTCCTCGTGCCCTATATCCAAACCCAGATGATGGCTTCGGGTTATCTCCTCGAGGCCGGCACAGGCGGTAGGATACCGTATATGTGGGGCACGCTATTCCTACTGGCCATCGTGATCATCTATAGCCTCTTGGGCGGCATAAGGTCAGTCGCTTGGACGGACGTCTTCCAAGGCATATGGGGCTTCATAGCCATATGGATCGCGGGCCTATACATTTCGCAAGTGGCCTTGGGGACAATCGATCCCGCGTATATCGTGAAAAGGATCGAGGAAACGAAGCCCAGCCTCTTGCTGTTCTCGGAGGCAGGATGGCCGGCCTATATGTCCCTCTTCTTGGGGCTGGCCGGGATATCCCTTTACCCGCCCATGTGGATCAGGTATTACGTGGCTAAAAGCCCCAAGATCCTCAAATGGACGGCCGTGCTCTCGCCCATATACTATATATGGTGGTACCTGCCATGCTTCATGATAGCTTGGACCGGTTCTTTGGTAATGCCGGGCCTGAAGCAGCCCGATAATATCCTGCCGGAGATGATGGTCAAATATGCGCCCCCGTGGCTCGTGGGGCTCGTCTTCGCGGGCGGAATGGCTGCCGCCATGTCGACGGCCGATTCGCAGCTTCACGCCTGCAGCTCTATATTCACTAGGGACATCTACCAGAGGTTCCTGAGCCCGAAAGCCTCCGAGAGATCTATGGTGATCCTCAGCAGGGCTTTGGTCGCGATCTTTGGCTTCCTCTCGGTCATCCTAGCGGTCCTATTCCCGAGCATGATAGTCATGATAGTGGCCATGAGCCTCAGCTCGTTCCTAATGCTGATCCCGCTCCTCATCGGGGCCCTCTTCTGGCCTAGGGCCACCAAATGGGGCGCCATAGCGGGCCTCTTGAGCGGGCTCGTGGTCTTGGCCCTTACCATGTTTGTCTATACGAGGCCGTTCGGCGTGGCTGGCGTTGTGCCGGGCGTTTGGGCCCTCATGGCCAGCGCGATCGCCTTCGTCGCGGTGAGCTACGCGACGAAGCCCCCGCCGCCTGAAGTGATAAGCAGGTTCCACGGCTACTTGGAATCGGAGATATACGGGAGCGGATCATAA
- a CDS encoding DUF6282 family protein: MRLEKLVRCAIDIHVHVGPECIARKYDAVQFAKEALKRGIAGAVLKSHFQSTSDWAYLARKHVGAKLFGAIALNRHVGGLNPYAIRAALGPRIGDEPLLKIVWMPTIHSKSHLALRAKRGDGYDIPTEWGGAMPGCGRRASEIDPVDVIAERARPALEEILDIIKEFDLSLATGHLHWEEAELLFEMAKERGLKRILITHPLYEAVNMPLERIVAISKRGAYIEQSYALNLIDGIPIRRIAECIEAVGPERTILSSDLGQATSPSPPLGLLRFFKALQREGVDPRDIREMACENPRTLLG, from the coding sequence TTGAGGCTGGAGAAGCTGGTGAGATGCGCGATCGATATACACGTTCACGTGGGCCCGGAATGCATCGCTAGGAAGTACGATGCGGTGCAATTCGCGAAGGAGGCCCTGAAGCGCGGGATTGCCGGCGCGGTCCTAAAATCCCATTTCCAATCCACCAGCGATTGGGCCTATCTGGCGAGGAAACACGTGGGCGCCAAGCTCTTCGGGGCCATCGCCCTCAACAGGCACGTGGGCGGATTGAACCCATACGCGATCCGGGCCGCGCTGGGGCCGAGGATCGGGGATGAGCCCCTCCTCAAGATCGTCTGGATGCCGACAATTCACTCCAAGAGCCACTTGGCCCTGAGGGCCAAGAGGGGGGATGGGTACGATATTCCGACCGAATGGGGGGGCGCGATGCCTGGATGCGGGCGCAGGGCCTCCGAAATAGATCCCGTGGACGTCATCGCGGAGAGGGCTAGGCCGGCGCTGGAAGAAATCTTGGATATAATAAAGGAGTTCGACCTGAGCTTGGCGACGGGCCATTTGCATTGGGAGGAGGCCGAGCTCCTATTCGAGATGGCCAAGGAGAGGGGCTTGAAGAGGATATTGATAACCCATCCCCTCTACGAGGCAGTCAATATGCCATTGGAGCGAATAGTTGCCATTTCCAAGAGGGGGGCATATATCGAGCAATCCTATGCCCTGAACCTAATAGATGGCATTCCGATCCGCAGGATTGCGGAATGCATAGAGGCCGTTGGGCCGGAGAGGACAATCCTCAGCTCGGATTTGGGCCAAGCGACCAGCCCCAGCCCCCCGCTGGGCTTGCTCAGGTTCTTCAAGGCGCTCCAAAGGGAGGGGGTGGATCCGAGGGATATAAGGGAGATGGCTTGCGAGAACCCGAGGACCCTATTGGGCTGA
- a CDS encoding tRNA 4-thiouridine(8) synthase ThiI: MKAIGLISGGLDSALAAKIMMDMGIEVIGIHFLTPFSSAKVETSAKRISELLGFPLRIVKLGREYLDVVANPRYGYGAAMNPCIDCKILMLKRAKELMVESGAGFVFTGEVLGERPMSQNSWALGIIERESGLEGLLLRPLSAKLLGETLAERMGWVKRDGLLALRGRSRKDQIRMAKELGITSYLTPAGGCLLTDRGFSAKLLDLLEHGGELSERELEKLKVGRHFRYGGSKIIVGRNEEENEAIKRLKGPGEVLLEVIGWGSPTTLLSGEVSEGAIRIAASLTARYSDCKLEEVPVAYWDGERGEISIVKADEWLIEELRVKWKGRRGKVYI; this comes from the coding sequence TTGAAGGCCATTGGATTGATCTCGGGTGGCTTGGATAGCGCGCTTGCCGCAAAGATAATGATGGATATGGGGATCGAGGTCATCGGCATTCACTTCTTAACCCCCTTCTCGAGCGCCAAGGTGGAGACCTCGGCCAAGAGGATCTCCGAGCTCTTGGGCTTCCCACTGCGGATCGTCAAGCTCGGCCGGGAATACTTGGATGTCGTTGCGAACCCGAGGTATGGCTATGGGGCAGCCATGAACCCTTGCATAGATTGTAAGATCCTCATGCTCAAGAGGGCCAAGGAGCTAATGGTGGAATCAGGGGCCGGGTTTGTATTCACGGGCGAGGTCCTCGGCGAGAGGCCCATGTCCCAAAACTCATGGGCCTTGGGGATCATCGAGAGGGAATCTGGTTTGGAGGGCCTCCTGCTGAGGCCGCTCTCCGCCAAACTCCTCGGCGAAACCTTGGCCGAGAGGATGGGTTGGGTGAAGAGGGATGGCTTATTGGCGCTCAGGGGCCGGTCTCGAAAGGACCAGATTCGGATGGCCAAGGAGCTCGGCATAACCAGCTACCTGACGCCGGCCGGCGGTTGCCTATTGACCGATAGAGGCTTCTCAGCCAAGTTATTGGATTTGTTGGAGCACGGCGGCGAGCTCTCGGAGCGGGAACTCGAGAAGCTCAAGGTCGGAAGGCATTTCAGATATGGGGGGAGCAAGATAATCGTTGGGAGGAACGAGGAGGAGAACGAGGCCATCAAGAGGCTTAAAGGCCCAGGCGAGGTCCTTCTAGAGGTCATCGGATGGGGCAGCCCGACGACTCTGTTATCTGGGGAGGTTTCGGAGGGGGCCATAAGGATCGCCGCCTCCCTGACAGCCAGATACTCGGATTGCAAGTTGGAGGAGGTCCCTGTGGCCTACTGGGATGGGGAGCGCGGGGAGATCTCCATCGTTAAGGCGGATGAGTGGCTAATCGAGGAATTGAGGGTTAAATGGAAGGGAAGGCGGGGGAAGGTTTATATCTAA
- a CDS encoding ABC transporter ATP-binding protein yields the protein MLLECHDVTKRFGGLEVLKSVSFEVGEKEIVGLVGPNGAGKSTLINIINGVIRCDSGSIRLLGEDVTGMRPEEICRMGVGRTFQTAQAFPGMSVLENAMIGALFGSKGHMGVRDARRRAMEVLESVGLSDKAEELAERLTTAELKRLDLARALASEPKLLLLDEVATGLSQRERFEISNLLASIREMGTSILMVEHAMKVVMGLSDRVVVLNHGEKIAEGPPAEVVNHGQVISAYLGERYAKGGGACWKWKG from the coding sequence ATGTTGCTCGAGTGCCATGATGTGACAAAGCGCTTCGGTGGATTGGAGGTTCTGAAATCCGTCAGCTTCGAGGTTGGGGAGAAGGAGATAGTCGGCCTCGTGGGTCCAAATGGGGCTGGTAAGTCCACCCTGATAAACATCATAAATGGGGTCATTCGGTGCGATTCCGGCTCGATCAGGTTATTGGGGGAGGATGTAACCGGGATGAGGCCCGAAGAGATATGCAGGATGGGGGTGGGCAGGACCTTCCAAACGGCACAAGCCTTTCCGGGGATGAGCGTTCTCGAGAACGCTATGATCGGCGCGCTCTTTGGATCCAAGGGGCATATGGGCGTGAGGGATGCCCGAAGGAGGGCCATGGAGGTATTGGAATCGGTGGGGCTTTCGGATAAGGCGGAGGAATTGGCTGAGCGGCTAACCACGGCGGAGTTGAAGCGCTTGGACTTGGCCCGCGCGCTGGCGTCGGAGCCCAAGCTGTTGCTGTTGGATGAAGTGGCCACCGGGCTGAGCCAAAGGGAAAGGTTCGAGATCTCGAACCTCCTCGCGAGTATACGCGAGATGGGCACCTCCATACTCATGGTCGAGCACGCTATGAAGGTCGTCATGGGCCTATCGGATAGGGTCGTGGTCCTTAACCATGGGGAGAAGATCGCGGAGGGCCCGCCCGCGGAGGTCGTGAACCACGGGCAGGTCATCAGCGCATATCTCGGGGAGAGATATGCCAAGGGGGGAGGGGCATGCTGGAAGTGGAAGGGATAA
- a CDS encoding UPF0280 family protein: protein MRERLPHEGHKGHLSPAGLPSLLRVRRIIGESKLLLISDSPLGIGAALASVIENRALLRAYLRSKPAFLESLDPLDVEGPVPKVAAIAIRAAKAAGVGPMAAVPGALADLALEEMLKRDGFVNVVENGGEVAANSIAPLVIGLYEGSGSDSGIGFRFHPDEFPIGVATSSATIGHALSFGQADAVMVVADSAALADAAATAICNEVRGTSPREAIERGLEFSRSIGGLRFVNIFMGGHVGFRGHPPELVRIKGDLWKALESGLDDALGDIKAHMIQIERTLKSFLAIGTP, encoded by the coding sequence ATGCGTGAACGCCTGCCCCATGAGGGCCATAAGGGCCATTTGAGCCCGGCCGGACTACCAAGCCTCCTAAGGGTTCGAAGGATCATAGGAGAGTCTAAGCTCCTTCTGATCAGCGATTCCCCACTCGGTATAGGAGCCGCCTTGGCCTCCGTTATCGAGAACAGGGCCCTCCTTAGGGCTTATTTGAGGTCGAAGCCCGCCTTTTTGGAATCCCTCGATCCGCTCGACGTAGAGGGCCCCGTGCCCAAGGTGGCTGCGATCGCGATACGTGCCGCCAAGGCGGCGGGCGTGGGACCGATGGCGGCCGTTCCGGGCGCCTTGGCCGATCTGGCCCTTGAGGAGATGCTCAAGCGCGATGGATTTGTTAACGTGGTCGAGAACGGCGGAGAGGTTGCCGCTAACTCCATCGCCCCATTGGTGATCGGCCTTTATGAGGGCTCGGGATCCGACTCCGGGATAGGCTTTAGATTCCACCCGGATGAGTTCCCGATTGGAGTGGCGACGAGCTCTGCGACGATTGGTCATGCCCTCAGCTTCGGCCAAGCGGATGCCGTTATGGTAGTGGCCGACTCGGCTGCGCTGGCGGATGCTGCCGCCACAGCCATATGCAATGAGGTGAGAGGGACAAGTCCTCGGGAGGCCATCGAAAGGGGGCTTGAGTTCTCTCGGTCGATCGGGGGTTTGAGGTTCGTTAACATATTCATGGGCGGCCACGTTGGGTTCCGGGGGCATCCCCCGGAGCTCGTTCGCATCAAAGGGGACCTTTGGAAGGCCTTGGAATCCGGGCTTGATGATGCGCTTGGGGATATAAAAGCTCATATGATCCAAATCGAACGAACTCTTAAATCCTTCCTCGCGATAGGGACGCCATAG